DNA sequence from the Desulfobacteraceae bacterium genome:
AAAAAGGCCTTGGACGGGACCAATTACAAGGATTGGTGATATTGAGACAGCAAAATCAAAAGGGGTTTACGCTCATCGAGATGATGATCGTGCTGGCGATCATGAGCATCCTGGCCACCATCGCCACCCCCAACCTGCAGCGCTATATCGTGCGCGCCCGGGAAGCGTCCCTCAGGGAGACCCTTTTTGTTTTAAGAGACGTCATTGACCAGCACTACAGCGACCAGGGAAAATACCCGGACAGTCTCGAAGAACTGGTGGAAAGGAAATACATCCGGTCGATTCCGGTGGATCCGATCACAGGCTCAAGCAGCACATGGATAGTCATCCCGCCGGAGGGCGAGGAAGAAGGGGGGGTGTATGATATCCACAGCGGAAGCGACCGGGTCAGCCTGGACGGGGAGCCATACAACGAATGGTGAAAAAGGGGGTGTCGGGAGAACGGGTTGCGGCCAGACGTGGCAGGGGGCTGATCAAGATCGTCGCCGGCAGCGGCGGTTTCACCTTGATGGGGGTGCTGGTGCTGGTGACCATTTCCGGGATCGGCCTGATCGGTGCCAGTCAAAGCTGGCGCACCATTGCCCAAAGAGAGCGCGAGGAGGCGCTTCTTTACGGAGGTGACCAGATCAGAAAAGCGATTGCCGCCTACTTCACCGCCGGTCCATCCGGTGGGGAGGGGGCCTATCCTCAGCGGCTGGAGGATCTGCTGAAGGACCCGCGCTTTCCGGTCATTCAAAGACACCTGCGTAAAATATACCCCAATCCGCTTGATTCCGAGGGTAAGTGGGAATTTGTGCGCGACGGGATGGGACGGATCAAAGGAGTGTTTGCCAATCGGAAGGAGAAGCCGCTTAAGGTAAAAAAGTTTGCGGAAGATTACAGCGAATTTGAAAACGCCAAAACCTACGCCGACTGGAAATTTGTTTTTGTTCCGGGAGGGCCGGCTCCAAATCCGGCCGCACCGGAACAGGCTGGGGGGGAAGGATGAGAAAAAGGAAAATGAACCTTGCACAAGCCTTTGGGATCGCGCTGGTCTGCGGTGTGGTGATGGCCTCCTCGGCGCTGGGGGCCGATCAGCGGGCCGGCGATTTGATGAACGAATTCGGTCAAGCCTTCGAAGCCCTCCAACCGACGGTACCCGGCAGTTCGGTCAACTCCGATTATAAAATCGGTCAGACGGCATTAGGCACATTTTACACCACCAAAACATTGGGCTTGATCTACGACCAGAACCAGGAACTGTCTCAAAAATATGACCGGATGCTTGAAAAGTATGATGAGGTGATTCAGCAAAACCAGGAAATCATCCGTTTGCTGCGTATCATGGCGGGAAAAGAAACTGAAGATTCGCCCTGATAGAAGCCCTGCGGCGGTTGCACTGAAAATTCAACCGTCCGTCTGCAGCCGCGAAAAAAGCCGCGGGGTTTTTCTTCTGTCTTTTCCGCTGCGGCGATCCTCTCCGCTGCGTCTTTCCGGAATGTGCGAGGTGTAGCAATACTGCCTCCGCTCGATACCGGAGCGGCGCCCCCCATTGTCCCGCAGTTTGATTTTGTAATTGAATTCGTTCATCTCTTTCGAATTTTAAAGCTCAAGACAGCCCACCCATTTCCGCCGGATGGGCAGAACCAGCGAAGGCCAGCGTCGCCCAAACCAACAGCAGGAAACGTTATGGTCGGTTACTGGTGATATCTGAGGTGCTGCAGGGACTGGGGATGAGACACATCAACAGGCTTAAATTTCAGCAAAATTTATGCCTACTGTGGTCGGCAATTACTGGATGCGCTCGAAGGGTTTTTTTGGATTTGATAACCAACTAAATTTTATATGAAAATCTTTAAAAATGGCGGCTTTCAGGGAGGTCGGGATTTTCCTTTGGGGCGGCAGTGGTAAAGGCTGGCAAGCGGTTAAGACAAGAATTAAGAAAAAAAAGACCCATTGATGGGTAGGGGAGTTCCTAAACAGAGGAAAATCAGTTCAATTCGCTTTTGGCCTCTCCCGGTGGCTCGATATTGAGATCGGAAATTTTATACAGTAGGGTCTTGTAGCTGATTTTAAGTATTTTGGAGGCTTTGGTGCGATTCCAGGCGGTTTGTTCCAAAACGTAGGAAATGACGCGCCTTTCGATATTTTCCAGCGCTTTTTTCTTGATCTTTTTCAATGCCAGAGAGGCCAGCTCGGGACGGCTCTCGCCATTGAACTCCACAAGGTCGGCAATACCTTTGATTTTTTCGGTGGCCGGTTCGGCCACAAAACCGGGTTTGTGACCCGTCAGCAGGGCGCTGTTTTTTACCAGCTCAGCGACCACCTCCTCCCAATCGCCCAGCACCAGTGCCCGGTTGAGGACGTTTTGGAGCTCCCGGACGTTTCCGGGCCATGAGTATTCTGTCAGCCTTTCGATGATGCGGCTGCTGGGTTTGAGCAGGGGCTTGTTGTGAAACTGGGCCGTATAGCGTTCGATATAGTAATCGATCAGCGGGGGGACATCCTCGGGTCGCTCCCGCAGCGGCGGGATGAAGATTTTGATGATGTTGAGTCGATAGTAGAGGTCTTCCCTGAATGCGCCTTTGCGAATGTCCTGCTCCAGTTCATGGTTTGTGGCTGCGATAATCCAGGTGTCGGTCTTCAGATCCTTTTCCGAGCCCAAGGGGGAGAACTCGCCGCTTTGCAACACATGCAGCAGCTTCCCTTGCAGTAAAAGGGGCATGTCGCCGATTTCGTCCAGAAAGAGAACCCCACCATGGGCCAGCTCGAACTTTCCGCGGCGACGCTGCTCGGCGCCGGTGAAGGCGCCGCGCTCATAGCCGAAAAGTTCACTCTCCAACAGACCCTCGGGAAGAGCGGCGCAGTTGATTTTTACAAAGGGTTTGTTTTTGCGCGGAGAGAGGTAGCAAAGATTCTGAGCGACCACTTCTTTGCCGACGCCACTTTCCCCGGTGATGACGATATTCAGGCCGGTATCGGCGACATGATGGATCAGTTCACGGACTCTCTCGATGCTCTGGCTGACACCAATAATTGGAGGAAGCATATCACAAAGTCTTCAGTTTAAAGGGCATGACGTTAAGCCGGGTAAAGCCCTGGCCGCAAAGGGTTTTCAGCGCTGTGGCGGGCAGACCTAACGGGGTTTGGGGGAAAGCATCTCCGTGATGATCCGGTCAAGTTCCGGTAGCTCGAAGGGCTTCTCCAAAACAAGGTCTGCATGGGCTTCGGTGGCGAGCGCCTCGGGGTGCTCCCCGTATCCGGTAATCGCGATAACCGGGATTTCAGGATACTTCTTCTTGACGATGCTGATGACCGCAACGCCGCTGATACTGGGCATGATCAGATCGGTGATGATCAAGTCGTATCGACCTTGTTCGGCCTCGATCAGTTTCAGCGCATCCAGGCCATTGGCGGCGGAGTCGACTTGGTAGTTTTTTTCATTGAAATAGTTGTAAAGGGATATCAGGACTTCTTCGTTGTCGTCGATGATAAGAAGTTTATTTGGCCTGCCCATCTGTGATTCCCTCTTGGGTGCTGCCGTGGAAAAGGGCGTCTTTGGGACGAGCCCTTGTCAACACCCGGTTGGTGGACGCCTTCCAACAATTTGGCGCCTATGTCAGCGGTGCTGGATCCCCTCGAGCGGGAAAGGGTGGGGGAGGGGAGGAATCAGGCGGAGGATCGTTGGGGCATCAGGGGTGCGGCATAAATAGCCTCCTGTCCACACCGCTTTTTCTTGGGGGCCTCTTGGCGGCCCATCCACCGTTGCCTGCCGCGTCCCCTGGGTCGGCCGGCGTTTAGGGGCGGCGTTGGGCTGGAAAGCGGTGCCACCGGTTGCCGTGCTTCTCAACCCAGACCCCCTGACGTCCGGCAGCCTCTGGTTTTTCGGGAATCGGCGCCGCCACCGTATTCCGAATAAAATGTGGTGCCGAAGGCCGGACTTGAACCGGCACGGGTTTCCCCACTACCCCCTCAAGATAGCGTGTCTACCAACTTCCACCACTTCGGCACTGAAGAACCCTATTCGACCGGTTTCGACGGTGTCTCCGGCGGCCCGGGCTCGGGGGCTGTCTCAGCAATCGGCGGGGGTTGATCTACCGGCTGCTCAGCCGCTGGTTTGGAGTCCATCATGATCGAACTCGTCGGGCGTGATCCCGACATGTAAGCCAAGCCCAAAGAGGTGATCATGAAGATGATCGCTGCCATTGTCGTGGCTTTGCTCAAAAATGTCGAGGCCCCTGTGCTGCCAAAAAGCGTCTGGCTGGAGCCGCCCCCAAAAGCAGCGCCCATGTCGGCGCCCTTACCGGTTTGCAGAAGCACAATCAGAATCAGCGCGATGCAAACTACCGTGTGCACAATGATCAAAAATATCGACATAAGCGAAACGGTTTCTCGTCAATCGAAAAAATGGATGATGGCGTTAAATTCAGCGGCATCCAGACTTGCACCCCCAACCAGAGCGCCGTCGATGTCCGGCATGCCCATCAACTCTTTGATGTTGGAGGATTTTACGCTCCCTCCATACAGGATCCGGGTTGAATTTGCAAGTGAAATTCCCCAGTTGTCAGCAAGGAGGGATCTGAGAAAGTGGTGGACTTGCTGCGCCTGATCTTTGGTGGCGGTTTTCCCGGTGCCGATCGCCCAGATCGGCTCATAGGCAATCACCAGGGAAGAGGGTGTCTTTAGGGAAAGAGTCTTTAAACCCATTTTGAGCTGTTTGTCAAGGACCGAAAAGGTTTGGCCGGCGTCCCGCTCCTTTTCGGATTCCCCGATGCAAAAGACAGGTATCAGCCCGTTTTCAAAGGCGGCGGCCAGTTTTTTGTTGACCGTTGAATCCGTTTCGCCAAAAAGCTGGCGACGCTCCGAATGGCCGATGATGGCGTAGCGGCAGCCTGCGGATACCAGCATGGCGGCGGAAATCTCACCCGTGTAGGGGCCTTCGGGTTCCCAGAAAAAGTTCTGGGCGCCGAGACCGATGGCGCTGGCGCCGATGATGGCGTGCACCCCTGAGAGTGCCGTAAAGGGGGGGGCGATCATCATGTCGCATTCGGTTACATCCCCGGCCAGGGCCACCAGCTGTTTGGCGGTCTCGACCGCCTCCCCCTGGGTTTTGAACATTTTCCAGTTACCCGCAATCAGGGGTTTGCGCTCTTGCATTCCGGCGTCTCCTCGAATTTAGGTCCTCATCAAAGCTGCTGGCCGATCAAAACCGCCAGATCCACCATGCGGCTGGAATAGCCGCTTTCATTGTCATACCAGGCGAGAACCTTGACCAGATCGCCGATCACGTAGGTTGTCGGCGCATCGACGATGGAAGAAAGCGCGGCGCCGTTAAAATCCGATGATACCAGCGGCAGTTCGTTGAAGCCGAGGATGCCGGCCAGCTGGCCTTCGGCAGCCTCCTTGAGGGCCGTGTTGACATCGGAGACGGCAACGCCCTGCTTTTCGATGCTCACAACCAGGTCGACGATGGAAACATTCGGCGTCGGCACCCGCACGGCCAGGCCGTTGAGCTTGCCGTTTAACTCCGGTAAAACCAGCGCCACGGCGCGGGCCGCCCCCGTCGTGGTGGGTATCATGGAAAGGGCGGCGGCGCGGGCGCGGCGCAGGTCCTTGTGGGGGAAGTCCAGCAGCCGCTGATCCCCGGTGTAGCTGTGGATCGTGGTCATCAACCCGTTGCGGATGCCGAAATTTTCCAGCAGGACTTTGGCCACCGGGGCAAGGCAGTTGGTGGTGCACGATGCGTTGGAAACAACGTGATGGTTGCGGGGGTCGTAATGGTTGGCATTGACGCCCATGACGATGGTGGCATCGGGGTCCTTGGCAGGAGCCGAGATGATCACCTTGCGGGCACCCGCCGCAAGATGCTTGGCGGCGCTTTCGCGGTCTCTGAAAAGCCCCGTGCATTCCGCCACAATGTCCACTGCGGCCTCTTTCCAGGGAATTTTTTCGGGGTCTTTGACCGCTGAATATGCCACCCGCTGATCGTCGACTTGGATGCTGTCCGATTCGGCGCTGACAGCGGCGTCAAGGGTGCCGTGGACCGAATCGTATTTCAGCAGGTGCGCCATGGTGGCCGCATCTGAGAGGTCGTTGATCGCCGTCACCTCGATCGCGGGGTTCTTGCGTGCTGCCCTATAGACCAGACGGCCGATTCTGCCGAAGCCGTTAATGCCAAGTTTGATCGTCATGAGTTCTCTCCTTCCGTCCTTTCGCGGTCTGCTATGCGACCGGCCGGCAATCTCAGCCGGTGCGTTTGTTGCCTTTCAAAATGGAGCTGGCCAGTGAAATGCTCTTGCGGCCGTAAATTTCCAGATTGACCGCCAGCTGGGTCAGCGCCTGTTTTTGCCGGGAGCTGTCGGCCCGGATCAAAATCGGCAGGTTGACTCCCGAGATGACCTCGATTTTACCTTCTTCCAAAAAAGAGTAGCTCAGGTTGGAAGGGGTCCCGCCGAACATGTCGGTGAGGATTAAAATCCCTTGGTGCTGGTCAACGGATTTGATCCCCTCGGCAATTTTTTTGCGAAGTTTGTCCGCCGACTCGTTGATGTCGATGGAAATCGCGATGGTGTTGTCCAGTTTTTGGCCCGTAATGAATTCGGCCGCTTCGATGAGGGCCTGGCCGAGCTGGCTGTGGGTAACGATGACAATTCCGATCATAGCACACCCTGATTCTGGATGTCGCGGTGCGTTAAAGTGGCCGGGTGACCCATTTCCTTGATGTGCTCCCAAAGGGCTCGGGCAACTATCACGGAGCGATGCCGGCCCCCGGTACACCCGACGGCGATGGTCAGGTAGGCCTTGCCTTCCTTAAAGTACCTGGGAATGAGGAAGTCAAGCAGATTGAAGTATTTGACCAGGAACTCCGCCGTGTCGCCCTGGGCATAGACAAATTGGCGGACTTCTTCGGTTTCCCCGTCCAGATCACGCAGCTCGGGCACGAAAAAGGGGTTTTTCAGAAAACGGACATCCATGATCAGGTCGGCATCCAGGGGGGTTCCAAATTTGAACCCGAAGGACAAGACGCTGATCCGCATGGTTTTCGCATACCCGGCTTTCGCCGCCCACCCCTGCATGCAGGCCTTGAGTTGATGCACGTTGAAGCCGGTGGTGTCGATGACCGCGTCCGCATCCGCGCGCAGCGTCCGAAGCAGCTTTCTTTCGGCGGCGATCCCGTCCCCGAGCTGGCCGGCGCCGGCAAGCGGGTGGATTCTGCGGGTTTGGCTGTAGCGTCGCACCAGGGTTTCCGCGGTTGCTTCAAGAAAAAGAATCCGGCAGTCAAACCCCTTTGAGCGCAAACCTGCCAGCACCTTGCGGTAGCCTGACAGAAAGCCTTTTTCGCGCAGGTCCATGACAAAGGCCAAGCCTTTACCACCCGCGTTTTGTTCCAGACAGAGCTCGAAAAACCCTGGCAACAGGGCAATCGGCATGTTGTCTACGCAGTAAAAGCCGATATCCTCCAGCGCCGCCAGCGCGCTGCTTTTTCCCGATCCCGAAAGCCCGGTGATGATGATGAAGTCGAAATTTTCCAAGAGACTCGGTTTTACCCGCTGCCGGGTCGCCGTCTGGGTTTGGACTGTGCGGGAGGGCAGGGTCTTGGGGCGACCGCTGCGGACGCCGGGTCAGAACTCTTCGTCGTCATCCTCGGCGATGATGGACATTACCTCATCGGGATTGCCCGCTTTGAGAAGCCGCTCCTTGATGGGGTCGTTTTTTAAGATTTTGGAGATCCTGGCCAGCAGCTTCAGGTGCAGGCCAGTCGAGTTTTCAGGGGTCACCAGGAGAAAAAAAATATGGGTCGGGCGCCCGTCCATGGACTCGAAGTCAACCCCTTGGCGACTCAGCCCGAAACCCAGCACCAGCGACTTGAGCTCCCTGAGTTTGCCGTGGGGAATGCCGATCCCGCCACCGATTCCGGTGCTGCCCAGTCGTTCGCGGTCCATCAGGACCCGAACCAGGTCCTCTGAATTGACCTCGGCAAGACGCGCCACCGGCAAACTCAGTTCTTCGAGCACCCCTTTTTTGTCGCGGGCCTGCAGATCGACGAGAATCGAATCTCTCTGCAACACATCTAAAATTCGCATTTTGTCTTTACCGGCGGCAGGTTGCCTTGCGGGCTCAGCGCGCGCCGCGTCTGCCCCTGCAGGCCCGCACGCCGTCAGCTCCTGGGTTGAATCAGACCGTAGTCCCCGTTTTTGCGCCGGTACAGGACATTGACCCTGTCGGTCCGGGCATCGGTGAATACCAGAAAATTATCCTCGATCAGGTCCATCTGCATGACGGCTTCGTCGACATCCATCGGCTTGTACTCGATGTTTTCCACCAGGATTTCGCGGGTGCGATCCCCCCCGCTTGCGGCGACCTCCGGGAAGCCCACATCCCGCCCCCGGTTTTTGGCTCCCGTGCGCCGGTCGCGGATTTTTTGTTTGCCTCTTTTGATCTGCTTTTCAAGCTTGTCCAGAACCATGTCAATGGCCGGGTACATGTCGTTGGTTTCCTCCCGGCCGTTGATGCTCAGACGATCCCCGACGATGTTGATCTCTGCGATGTGACGAAACTTTTCAACAGACAGCACCACGCTCGCCTCCGCAGGATTGTCGAGGAGTTTGTCGAAGCGGTTCAGTTTATCGGTAACATATGTTTTCAAATGCTCAGAAGGGTCGAGATTCTTGAAGGTAACCGATGTCTGCATGTTTTCAGACCTCCATCTCAGAATTGTTTGCGTTTGTTGGAAGAGAGCAGACCCAGCATTTCCCGGTACTTGGCAACCGTTCGGCGTGCGATGTCGATGTTGGTTTGTTTTAAAATCTCAGCGATCTTGCTGTCGCTGTAAGGTTTTTTGGGGTTTTCGCTTTCGATGATCTGCCGGATTTTATCCTGAACACTGGCCGAGGCGATGGCCTCGCCGTGGACCCGGTTAATAGAACTATTGAAGAAATATTTCAATTCAAAAATACCCTGGGGGGTATAGGCATACTTGTTGGTCGTCACCCGGCTGATGGTGGATTCATGCATGGCGATATCCTGGGCGACATCCCGCAGCACCATGGGCTTGAGATAGGCAATGCCCTTTTCGAAGAACTCGCTCTGAAATTTGAGGATGCTCTCCATCACCTTGTATATGGTTTTCTGCCGCTGGTGAATACTGCGGATCAACCAGGTGGCGGAACGCATTTTTTCTTGGATGTAGTCCTTGGCCTGGGCGGAAATCTTTTCCCCCTCGGTGATGGCCCTCTTGTAGTAGGAATTGACCCGCAGCTTCGGCATGCCATCGTCGTTGAGCAGGATCACGAATTCATTTTCCAGCTTGTAGACGTAGATGTCCGGCGTGATGTACTGTGGCATCTCGTCGCTGTACTGACGCCCCGGGCGGGGCTCCAGGGCCTGAATGACCTTGACCGCGGCATACACCTCGTCCAGGCTCTTTTTGAGCGCTTTGGCGATGGCTTTGAAGTTTTTGTTCTCCAGGTGGTTGAGGTGGTTTTGGATGATCTCCACCACCAGGGTGTTGTCGAGCCCCAGTTGCCGCGCCTGGATCGTCAGGCATTCCCTCAGGTCGCGGGAGCAGACCCCGACCGGATTGAAACTCTGCATGACATCCAGGACTTCCGCCACCTTTTCCGTCGGGCAGCCGCAGTTGGCGGCGATCTCCTCCACGCTGATGTCCAGGTACCCGTCCCGGTTGAGATTGCCGATGATCTGGCTGCCGATATTCTGCTCCTCCTCGCTGGGCGAGGTCATCAGCAGCTGCCACAGGAGATGCGAGCTCAGGGACTCCTTCTGGGCGATGAAAGCTTCGAATTTGGGCGCCTCGCGGTCTTCGGACTCGTAGTTGACCCGCCCGACGGAGTTGTACTCATCGATGAAATTGCTCCAGTCGATCTCTTCGTGGAGCTTTTCCTCGATGGTGACCTCTTTTTCCGGCTGGGGCTCCTCCACCGGGGCCTCGTTGGACTCCATCGTGTTGTCGGCCCCGGGAACCTCCTGAATTTCCTCCAGTGCCGGGTTTTCCTCCATTTCCTGGCGGATCACGTCCATCAGCTCCAGCCGCGACAACTGCAGCAGCTTGATCGCCATCTGCAGCTGGGGGGTCATGATCAGCTGTTGGGTGAGTTTGAGTTGCTGTCTGAGTTCGATGGCCATGGCTACAATCTGAATCCGTCGCCCAGGTAAATCCGGCGAGCTGTTTGACTTGCGGCGATCTTCTCCGGCGGGCCGGACTCTATCACCTTGCCCTGGTTTAATATATATGCTTCGTCGCAGACTTCAAGCGTTTCCCGGACGTTGTGGTCGGAGATCAACACCCCGATGCCGCGGTGCTTCAAGTGGCCGATGATCCCCTTGATGTCGTTGATGGCCAGCGGGTCGATGCCCGCAAACGGCTCGTCCAGCAGAATGAAGGTCGGATCGGTGGCCAGCGCCCGGGTGATCTCCAGCCGCCGCCGCTCTCCTCCGGAAAGCACGCTGGCGCGCTGCGCGGCCAGATGGTGGATGCCGAGTTCCTGCAGCAGGCGCTCGGTCCGCTCACGCTGTTCCGTCTTGGAGGCGGTGACAAACTCCAGGATCGCCAGTACGTTCTGCTCCACCGTCAGCTTTCTGAAGACGGACGCCTCCTGCGGCAGATAGCCGATGCCCTTGCGTGCCCGCAGGTACATGGGGGCCTCGGTGATGTCCTCGTCGTTTAGAAAAACCTGGCCCTGGTCGGGCCTGATCATGCCTACGGTCATGTAGAAGGTCGTAGTTTTGCCGGCGCCGTTGGGGCCCAGGAGGCCGACGACCGCACCGCTTTCCAGGTCCAGGGAGACGTCGTCGACCACCTGCCGGCCGCGGTAGGTTTTGATCAGATTGCGCAGGGATAAAACGGTCATTCTCGTCCAATCAGAAACACAAACCGCCCTGCCCGCCGGGCGGGGCGGCCGCTGCGGGCACCTATCGGCCCTCGGGCAAACCGATGTCCAGTCCCTTGTCACCCGGGAAAAGCACCGCCTCGACACGGCTGTCTTGGCTGCCTTCGACGGTGACGCGTCCGTCGGCCCTGTAGAAGGTGATTTTGCTTCCGGTGATCGAATTGCTGCCGCTGGTGAGGCGCGAGTTTTTGCCCGTCAGCACCAGAATGCTGTCTGCGGTAGTATAGACCGCATGGTCGGCAAATGCAATTCGGTTGTCCATCTGGATCTTGACGTTGCCTTCGGCAACTATCTTTTCGATGGATTCGCCTTCCGGGCTGGGACTTGTTTTGTCCTGGTGCCCGCCGGTGTAATGGATTTTCAAGCTGTCGGCATCGATGACGGTCTCTCCCTGCCGAACGCGGACCTCACCCTTGAATTCCGCCAGGCGGGTGGCGGTGTTGGTCACCAGCTGGCGCGCCGTGATGAGGATTTTCTGCTCATCGGGCTTCGCTTCAGAGGTACTCTTTTTATCGTCGGCGCCTGCCGAAACTGAAGCCAGCAAGATGGCGGCGCCAAAGATCAGCCAGAGCCGGATGCGGCGGTGTAAAAGGCGCTTGGAACCTTTGGGGTCCGCAGGTCTGTTATGACGGGTCGTTTTCACTGAAAACTCCTCTCACATCGCCGTCCAGAACGGCTTGACGGGGGTTCAGGTCATACCGGAAGGTTTTCGCCGTGATCTGCGAGTTTCCGCTGGTGATCCGGACTTCGGTCTGGGATGTCAATATCCGCTTCTGGTGGTCGTAATCCAGCGCCTCGGTGGAAAGCGCCAGGTCCTCTTTGGTGACGCGGACGTTTTCCCGGACGGCGATGTCGTTGGTGTCGGTCCGGAGGGTGCCCCGGTCGGCGGTCAGCAGCATGCGGGTGCCGTCATCCATGAAAAATTCGACCGCCAGGTTCTCCAGCAGCAGCTCTTTGCTTTCGTCCAGATAACGGGCGGAGTCGGCGTCCAGGGACCACTCGGTAATGCCGCCGCGGGTGGCGGTTTGATGGATCTTCTGCAGTGCCAGCTGGGCCTTGTCGTCCAGGGCCGTCAGCAGCACCTCGGGTTTTTCGAAGACGCAGCGCTTGAGGACAAAGCCCCCGGCCAGGGCCACGGCGGCCGCGGTCATCAGGCCCACCAGCAGCAGCTTGAGCCGCTTCACGGGGCTTTTAGATTTCAAGGTCGAAAACCTGCTTGAGGGTTTGGGCCCAAAGCCCCCGGGCTTTCAGAATGGCCTCGCACGCCTCCCGCACCGCGCCCGCGCCGCCCTTGGCCCGGGTCTGGTAGAGGGCGCGGGCCTTGACCAGCTCATGGGCGTCGGCCACGGCAATGGGCGTTCCCACGCGCGCCATGAGCGCCAGGTCCGGCAGGTCGTCGGCGATGAAGGCCGTCTCGGCCGGGCTGACCCGCATCTCCCGGCATATATTCTCCAGCAGGGCCGCCTTGTCGCTGACGGCGTCGTAAAGGTGCGTGATGCCCAGGTTCGCGCAGCGGTGCGACAGGGCCCGGGAGCGTCGGCCGGTCACGATCCCCACGCCGATGCCGGCGGCCATCAGCAGCCGGAGGCCCAGCCCGTCGCGGACGTTGAAG
Encoded proteins:
- a CDS encoding sigma-54 dependent transcriptional regulator, translated to MLPPIIGVSQSIERVRELIHHVADTGLNIVITGESGVGKEVVAQNLCYLSPRKNKPFVKINCAALPEGLLESELFGYERGAFTGAEQRRRGKFELAHGGVLFLDEIGDMPLLLQGKLLHVLQSGEFSPLGSEKDLKTDTWIIAATNHELEQDIRKGAFREDLYYRLNIIKIFIPPLRERPEDVPPLIDYYIERYTAQFHNKPLLKPSSRIIERLTEYSWPGNVRELQNVLNRALVLGDWEEVVAELVKNSALLTGHKPGFVAEPATEKIKGIADLVEFNGESRPELASLALKKIKKKALENIERRVISYVLEQTAWNRTKASKILKISYKTLLYKISDLNIEPPGEAKSELN
- the tpiA gene encoding triose-phosphate isomerase, giving the protein MQERKPLIAGNWKMFKTQGEAVETAKQLVALAGDVTECDMMIAPPFTALSGVHAIIGASAIGLGAQNFFWEPEGPYTGEISAAMLVSAGCRYAIIGHSERRQLFGETDSTVNKKLAAAFENGLIPVFCIGESEKERDAGQTFSVLDKQLKMGLKTLSLKTPSSLVIAYEPIWAIGTGKTATKDQAQQVHHFLRSLLADNWGISLANSTRILYGGSVKSSNIKELMGMPDIDGALVGGASLDAAEFNAIIHFFD
- the rapZ gene encoding RNase adapter RapZ gives rise to the protein MENFDFIIITGLSGSGKSSALAALEDIGFYCVDNMPIALLPGFFELCLEQNAGGKGLAFVMDLREKGFLSGYRKVLAGLRSKGFDCRILFLEATAETLVRRYSQTRRIHPLAGAGQLGDGIAAERKLLRTLRADADAVIDTTGFNVHQLKACMQGWAAKAGYAKTMRISVLSFGFKFGTPLDADLIMDVRFLKNPFFVPELRDLDGETEEVRQFVYAQGDTAEFLVKYFNLLDFLIPRYFKEGKAYLTIAVGCTGGRHRSVIVARALWEHIKEMGHPATLTHRDIQNQGVL
- the lptB gene encoding LPS export ABC transporter ATP-binding protein; this encodes MTVLSLRNLIKTYRGRQVVDDVSLDLESGAVVGLLGPNGAGKTTTFYMTVGMIRPDQGQVFLNDEDITEAPMYLRARKGIGYLPQEASVFRKLTVEQNVLAILEFVTASKTEQRERTERLLQELGIHHLAAQRASVLSGGERRRLEITRALATDPTFILLDEPFAGIDPLAINDIKGIIGHLKHRGIGVLISDHNVRETLEVCDEAYILNQGKVIESGPPEKIAASQTARRIYLGDGFRL
- a CDS encoding PTS fructose transporter subunit IIA, translating into MIGIVIVTHSQLGQALIEAAEFITGQKLDNTIAISIDINESADKLRKKIAEGIKSVDQHQGILILTDMFGGTPSNLSYSFLEEGKIEVISGVNLPILIRADSSRQKQALTQLAVNLEIYGRKSISLASSILKGNKRTG
- a CDS encoding response regulator, giving the protein MGRPNKLLIIDDNEEVLISLYNYFNEKNYQVDSAANGLDALKLIEAEQGRYDLIITDLIMPSISGVAVISIVKKKYPEIPVIAITGYGEHPEALATEAHADLVLEKPFELPELDRIITEMLSPKPR
- the gap gene encoding type I glyceraldehyde-3-phosphate dehydrogenase, whose product is MTIKLGINGFGRIGRLVYRAARKNPAIEVTAINDLSDAATMAHLLKYDSVHGTLDAAVSAESDSIQVDDQRVAYSAVKDPEKIPWKEAAVDIVAECTGLFRDRESAAKHLAAGARKVIISAPAKDPDATIVMGVNANHYDPRNHHVVSNASCTTNCLAPVAKVLLENFGIRNGLMTTIHSYTGDQRLLDFPHKDLRRARAAALSMIPTTTGAARAVALVLPELNGKLNGLAVRVPTPNVSIVDLVVSIEKQGVAVSDVNTALKEAAEGQLAGILGFNELPLVSSDFNGAALSSIVDAPTTYVIGDLVKVLAWYDNESGYSSRMVDLAVLIGQQL
- the raiA gene encoding ribosome-associated translation inhibitor RaiA translates to MQTSVTFKNLDPSEHLKTYVTDKLNRFDKLLDNPAEASVVLSVEKFRHIAEINIVGDRLSINGREETNDMYPAIDMVLDKLEKQIKRGKQKIRDRRTGAKNRGRDVGFPEVAASGGDRTREILVENIEYKPMDVDEAVMQMDLIEDNFLVFTDARTDRVNVLYRRKNGDYGLIQPRS
- a CDS encoding PTS sugar transporter subunit IIA, producing MRILDVLQRDSILVDLQARDKKGVLEELSLPVARLAEVNSEDLVRVLMDRERLGSTGIGGGIGIPHGKLRELKSLVLGFGLSRQGVDFESMDGRPTHIFFLLVTPENSTGLHLKLLARISKILKNDPIKERLLKAGNPDEVMSIIAEDDDEEF
- the secG gene encoding preprotein translocase subunit SecG, giving the protein MSIFLIIVHTVVCIALILIVLLQTGKGADMGAAFGGGSSQTLFGSTGASTFLSKATTMAAIIFMITSLGLAYMSGSRPTSSIMMDSKPAAEQPVDQPPPIAETAPEPGPPETPSKPVE
- the rpoN gene encoding RNA polymerase factor sigma-54 gives rise to the protein MAIELRQQLKLTQQLIMTPQLQMAIKLLQLSRLELMDVIRQEMEENPALEEIQEVPGADNTMESNEAPVEEPQPEKEVTIEEKLHEEIDWSNFIDEYNSVGRVNYESEDREAPKFEAFIAQKESLSSHLLWQLLMTSPSEEEQNIGSQIIGNLNRDGYLDISVEEIAANCGCPTEKVAEVLDVMQSFNPVGVCSRDLRECLTIQARQLGLDNTLVVEIIQNHLNHLENKNFKAIAKALKKSLDEVYAAVKVIQALEPRPGRQYSDEMPQYITPDIYVYKLENEFVILLNDDGMPKLRVNSYYKRAITEGEKISAQAKDYIQEKMRSATWLIRSIHQRQKTIYKVMESILKFQSEFFEKGIAYLKPMVLRDVAQDIAMHESTISRVTTNKYAYTPQGIFELKYFFNSSINRVHGEAIASASVQDKIRQIIESENPKKPYSDSKIAEILKQTNIDIARRTVAKYREMLGLLSSNKRKQF